The following are from one region of the Phormidium sp. PBR-2020 genome:
- a CDS encoding tetratricopeptide repeat protein, giving the protein MNESTLAVLESRGRSRTTGGRSFDIPGRGEFIVGTDFNDRITGTRGDDTILGLKGNDVLRGGAGNDVLSGGEGRDTLTGGGGSNHFVLAPSARDRDIITDFNPDQDKIRLDQGASFFGLKVTSQSDRTIIHRNGQPLSILLNTSTDLSRDDFLTPADVQRYERQIATSRRRIETSFWASPHDYHQWGEALAGLGYHREAITKYNTAIRLRGWNDPKYQLSLGDSHLALGNTWDAIRSYNSALSGVNTWGGGSIAIDANMGLGQAYASRGNHSRAIDHYNRVIQSQWNNDEAYYQRGLSHLARRRYDWAINDLTQASILKPNEVSYHMKLGEIHDRLGQPQFSEWSYSRAISIDNFSADAYYKRGLARRQMGRFDARFDFQEAARLYGAQENWSARSRASQEQFRPTRPMRPTRPYDPFYNPYRNPAAGQRFFLPYDPPFYPAPPRGSWTTPWLTYYNFNTPTPGRNPWRSRV; this is encoded by the coding sequence GTGAACGAGTCAACCCTGGCAGTTCTGGAATCTCGGGGGAGGAGTCGAACTACTGGAGGTCGCAGCTTTGATATACCGGGTCGGGGTGAGTTCATCGTCGGAACGGACTTTAATGACCGGATTACTGGGACTCGCGGCGATGACACGATTTTGGGGTTAAAGGGCAATGATGTCCTCCGAGGGGGAGCCGGCAATGATGTTTTATCTGGGGGAGAGGGGCGAGATACTCTAACAGGTGGTGGAGGCTCCAATCACTTTGTTCTAGCTCCCTCAGCGCGCGATCGCGATATCATCACTGACTTTAATCCCGATCAAGATAAGATTCGTTTAGACCAGGGAGCCTCTTTCTTTGGTTTGAAGGTCACGTCTCAGTCAGATCGAACCATCATTCACCGGAATGGTCAGCCCTTATCCATTCTCTTAAACACCAGTACTGATCTATCTCGGGACGACTTTCTGACCCCTGCCGATGTGCAGCGCTATGAGCGACAAATTGCCACCAGTCGGCGACGGATTGAAACCTCCTTTTGGGCTAGTCCTCATGACTATCATCAATGGGGTGAAGCCCTTGCCGGTTTGGGATACCATCGGGAGGCGATCACTAAGTACAACACCGCCATTCGCTTAAGAGGCTGGAATGATCCTAAGTATCAGCTAAGTCTCGGGGATTCTCACCTGGCCTTAGGTAATACCTGGGATGCTATCCGTAGCTATAACAGCGCCCTCAGTGGTGTGAATACCTGGGGAGGTGGTTCGATCGCGATCGATGCCAACATGGGCTTGGGACAGGCCTATGCCTCTCGTGGCAATCACTCCAGGGCAATTGACCACTACAACCGAGTCATTCAATCTCAATGGAACAATGACGAAGCCTACTATCAACGGGGCTTATCTCATCTAGCCCGACGACGCTATGACTGGGCCATTAACGATCTCACCCAGGCGAGCATCTTGAAGCCCAATGAGGTGTCCTACCACATGAAACTCGGTGAGATTCATGACCGTTTAGGACAACCTCAATTCTCGGAATGGAGTTATAGCCGAGCCATTAGCATCGATAACTTCTCGGCAGATGCCTACTACAAACGAGGTCTAGCTCGCCGACAAATGGGTCGCTTTGATGCACGATTTGATTTCCAAGAAGCGGCTCGGTTGTATGGGGCACAAGAGAACTGGTCAGCGCGATCGCGGGCTTCACAAGAGCAGTTCCGTCCCACTCGACCTATGCGTCCGACCCGACCGTATGACCCGTTCTACAATCCTTACCGCAACCCAGCGGCCGGGCAACGTTTCTTCTTACCCTACGATCCTCCCTTCTATCCCGCTCCCCCTCGCGGCTCTTGGACAACCCCTTGGTTAACCTACTACAACTTTAATACGCCAACGCCCGGCCGTAACCCCTGGCGTTCAAGGGTATAG
- a CDS encoding TenA family protein, producing the protein MTLSSTLWQANQDLAQACLQHPFVQGIARGDLPRQRFGYYVGQDAFFLQAFARAYSVAAAKCTDWETFQVFHRLTQGVIEELHLHYSYSQDWDVDLTTVEAGPSTRRYTDFLLATAWQADVATIAAAMSPCMRLYLFLGRELAKDGIPDHQYADWICTYGSDEFEPLARQLEEVIDRQGCDGPQLRQTYRYAMDCELAFFEAAWASFRETQHPSEIN; encoded by the coding sequence ATGACCCTATCTTCAACGTTATGGCAGGCGAATCAGGACTTGGCTCAGGCGTGCCTCCAGCATCCATTTGTGCAAGGAATCGCTCGGGGCGATTTACCCCGTCAGCGGTTTGGTTATTATGTGGGGCAGGATGCCTTTTTCCTACAGGCCTTTGCTCGGGCGTATAGTGTGGCGGCCGCGAAATGCACCGATTGGGAGACGTTTCAGGTGTTTCACCGCTTAACGCAAGGGGTGATCGAGGAACTCCATCTGCATTACAGTTATAGCCAAGACTGGGACGTTGATCTCACCACTGTGGAAGCTGGGCCCTCCACACGGCGTTATACTGATTTTCTCTTAGCGACAGCCTGGCAGGCTGACGTAGCAACCATTGCAGCAGCGATGTCCCCCTGTATGCGGCTCTATCTGTTCCTGGGGCGAGAATTGGCAAAAGATGGCATCCCTGACCACCAATATGCCGATTGGATCTGTACCTATGGTAGCGACGAGTTTGAGCCATTGGCAAGACAGCTCGAAGAGGTGATCGATCGCCAGGGTTGCGATGGTCCTCAATTGCGGCAAACCTACCGCTACGCTATGGACTGTGAACTGGCTTTTTTTGAAGCCGCTTGGGCAAGCTTCCGCGAAACTCAGCACCCGAGTGAAATCAACTGA
- a CDS encoding redoxin domain-containing protein yields the protein MQLYSKDFRGLLNRRFLQNFLPIPATNQSYYDVATPDFELPDITNGRRVHLRDYRVQQPVILAFTRIFTEKQYCPLCLPHIVALNKNYHRFTELGVEVLMLTSIDERQSQIVVRDLGLKLPLLSNPDCDVFRRYGVGQALGAPLPAQFVLDEAGKLRYKHLFSFLDANASVETLLAQVQPWVPSPEPAAAVAVS from the coding sequence ATGCAGCTTTACTCCAAAGACTTTCGTGGCCTACTGAACCGCCGTTTTTTGCAAAATTTTCTCCCCATTCCCGCCACTAACCAGTCTTACTACGACGTGGCTACCCCCGATTTTGAGTTACCGGACATCACCAATGGACGACGAGTTCACCTACGGGACTATCGAGTCCAACAACCGGTGATTCTCGCCTTCACTCGTATTTTCACCGAAAAGCAGTATTGTCCTCTGTGTCTGCCTCACATTGTGGCTTTGAACAAGAACTATCACCGCTTCACGGAATTAGGGGTTGAAGTCTTGATGCTCACCAGTATTGATGAACGCCAAAGTCAGATTGTGGTGCGGGACTTAGGCTTAAAACTGCCCTTGCTAAGTAATCCCGACTGTGATGTCTTTCGTCGCTATGGGGTTGGACAAGCCTTAGGGGCCCCCCTTCCGGCTCAGTTTGTCCTGGATGAGGCCGGAAAACTGCGTTATAAACATCTCTTTTCCTTTTTGGATGCCAATGCGTCCGTGGAGACGTTGTTAGCTCAAGTTCAACCCTGGGTTCCATCACCCGAACCCGCCGCCGCTGTCGCAGTCTCCTAA